One part of the Mycolicibacterium aromaticivorans JS19b1 = JCM 16368 genome encodes these proteins:
- the ettA gene encoding energy-dependent translational throttle protein EttA, with product MAEYIYTMRKVRKAHGDKVILDDVTLAFLPGAKIGVVGPNGAGKSSVLRIMAGLDQANNGDALLAPGATVGILMQEPQLDETKTVRENVEEGVAIKAKLNRYNEVAELMATDYTDELMDEMGKLQEELDAADAWDIDSQLEQAMDALRCPPPDDPVTHLSGGEKRRVALCKLLLSKPDLLLLDEPTNHLDAESVLWLEQHLAAYPGAILAVTHDRYFLDNVAEWILELDRGRAYPYEGNYSTYLEKKAERLEVQGKKDQKLQKRLKEELAWVRSGAKARQAKNKARLGRYEEMVAEAEKTRKLDFEEIQIPAPPRLGSVVVEVDHLDKGFEGRTLIKDLSFTLPRNGIVGVIGPNGVGKTTLFKTIVGLEQPDSGTVRVGDTVKLSYVDQSRAGIDPKKTVWQVVSDGLDYIEVGQNEIPSRAYVSAFGFKGPDQQKPAGVLSGGERNRLNLALTLKEGGNLILLDEPTNDLDVETLSSLENALENFPGCAVVISHDRWFLDRTCTHILAWEGDDDNEAKWFWFEGNFGAYEENKIERMGADAARPHRVTHRRLTRD from the coding sequence ATGGCCGAATACATCTACACGATGCGCAAGGTCCGCAAGGCACACGGCGACAAGGTCATCCTCGATGACGTCACGCTCGCCTTCCTGCCGGGAGCCAAGATCGGCGTCGTCGGCCCCAACGGTGCGGGTAAGTCCAGCGTCCTGCGGATCATGGCCGGCCTGGATCAGGCCAACAACGGCGACGCCCTGCTGGCCCCGGGCGCCACGGTCGGCATCCTCATGCAGGAGCCGCAGCTAGACGAGACCAAGACCGTCCGGGAGAACGTCGAAGAGGGTGTGGCCATCAAGGCCAAGCTCAACCGGTACAACGAGGTGGCCGAGCTGATGGCCACCGACTACACCGATGAGCTCATGGACGAGATGGGCAAGCTCCAGGAGGAACTGGACGCCGCCGACGCCTGGGACATCGACTCGCAGTTGGAGCAGGCGATGGACGCCCTGCGCTGCCCGCCGCCCGATGATCCGGTGACGCATCTGTCCGGTGGCGAGAAGCGCCGTGTGGCGCTCTGCAAGCTGCTGCTGTCCAAGCCGGACCTGCTGCTGCTCGACGAGCCGACCAACCACCTCGACGCCGAGAGCGTGCTGTGGCTCGAACAGCACCTCGCCGCGTACCCGGGCGCCATCCTGGCCGTCACCCACGACCGGTACTTCCTGGACAACGTTGCCGAATGGATCCTGGAACTCGACCGCGGCCGCGCCTATCCATACGAGGGCAACTACTCGACCTATCTGGAGAAGAAGGCCGAGCGCCTCGAGGTGCAGGGCAAGAAGGACCAGAAACTGCAGAAGCGCCTCAAGGAGGAACTGGCCTGGGTGCGCTCCGGTGCCAAGGCCCGGCAGGCCAAGAACAAGGCGCGTCTAGGCCGGTACGAGGAGATGGTGGCCGAGGCTGAGAAGACCCGGAAGCTCGACTTCGAGGAAATCCAGATCCCGGCTCCGCCGCGGCTGGGCAGCGTGGTGGTCGAGGTCGACCACCTCGACAAGGGGTTCGAGGGTCGCACGCTGATCAAGGACCTCTCGTTCACGTTGCCCCGCAACGGCATCGTCGGCGTCATCGGTCCCAACGGTGTCGGTAAGACCACCCTGTTCAAGACCATCGTCGGACTGGAACAGCCCGACAGCGGAACCGTGCGGGTGGGCGACACCGTCAAGCTGAGCTATGTCGACCAGAGCCGAGCCGGTATCGACCCGAAAAAGACCGTGTGGCAGGTGGTTTCGGACGGCCTCGACTACATCGAGGTCGGCCAGAACGAGATTCCGTCGCGGGCGTACGTGTCGGCGTTCGGGTTCAAGGGCCCCGATCAGCAGAAGCCGGCCGGCGTGCTCTCCGGTGGTGAACGCAACCGGCTCAACCTGGCGCTGACCCTCAAAGAGGGCGGCAACCTGATCCTGCTCGACGAGCCGACCAACGACCTCGACGTGGAAACGCTGTCCTCGCTGGAGAACGCGCTGGAGAACTTTCCGGGCTGCGCTGTGGTGATCAGCCACGACCGCTGGTTCCTGGACCGCACCTGCACGCACATCCTGGCGTGGGAGGGCGACGACGACAACGAGGCCAAGTGGTTCTGGTTCGAAGGTAACTTCGGTGCCTACGAGGAGAACAAGATCGAGCGAATGGGAGCCGACGCGGCCCGTCCGCACAGGGTCACCCACCGCAGGCTCACACGCGACTAA